From Enterococcus wangshanyuanii, the proteins below share one genomic window:
- a CDS encoding winged helix-turn-helix transcriptional regulator, protein MNTRKKRVAKFIQANPTATNQEIAQELDINENSVKAYISQLKRDNFIKVKQDTDGRKIETLDEYEAENINSATAQKIEIKKEAYTKLLNRYMDDFDLTDDIDIHLKLGNSILRILDNL, encoded by the coding sequence ATGAATACAAGAAAGAAACGGGTAGCGAAATTCATTCAAGCTAATCCGACTGCGACCAATCAAGAAATTGCACAAGAATTGGACATTAATGAAAATTCTGTAAAAGCGTACATCAGCCAGTTGAAGCGAGATAACTTTATCAAGGTAAAACAAGATACAGATGGTCGTAAAATCGAAACGCTCGACGAATATGAGGCGGAAAATATAAATTCTGCTACCGCGCAGAAGATTGAGATCAAAAAAGAGGCATATACAAAATTATTAAATCGTTACATGGATGACTTTGATTTAACAGATGATATCGACATCCATTTAAAACTAGGTAATTCTATTTTGCGAATTTTAGATAATTTATAA
- a CDS encoding helix-turn-helix domain-containing protein, translating to MNLFDRVSQLSKKQGLSLVELAEKLDLSRHAFYSWKTSSPKAETLQKVAEYFEVSTDYLLGRTDNPNVTTNDSSMAKQVMMRMDTDGLSKTEIDEIESEMERFFAWRLDEIKKERENNN from the coding sequence ATGAACTTATTTGATAGGGTTTCTCAACTTTCAAAAAAACAAGGATTGAGTCTTGTTGAATTAGCAGAAAAGTTAGATTTAAGTAGACACGCATTTTATTCATGGAAAACCAGTTCACCAAAAGCTGAGACTTTACAAAAAGTAGCAGAATACTTTGAAGTTTCCACTGACTACTTATTAGGCAGAACTGATAATCCAAATGTAACTACTAATGATTCGTCTATGGCTAAACAAGTTATGATGAGAATGGATACAGATGGATTATCCAAAACAGAAATTGATGAAATAGAAAGCGAGATGGAACGTTTTTTTGCGTGGAGGCTTGATGAAATTAAGAAAGAACGAGAAAATAATAATTAA
- a CDS encoding tyrosine-type recombinase/integrase has product MWVEQIDEKKFKYVERYIDPLTEKKKKVSVTLTSGSRQAWNQANLILSKKIQDKLEVTEALPVTFGELKTKWDEKYKPTVKASSYKTTSVFITKISDYIADDVLVKNITSNMIQDMLDHYYFEKNLSYNYVNHLKTFVGMIFKFANRRYGLEYNPINGVSLSKKPKTKEDIQKEKEGYLTKEDILLLSEEQEKNYQQNRYSLITKFLFLTGLRYGELAALTESDYIGDRITVSGTYDYDTGTKTTTKNTGSYRTIDLPANAIDILDFLINENSSINSDIVNPYKYIFISKNGNPLSIQAYNLTLRTCAKSIGIDKKVSSHMLRHSHISLLTELGIPLKAIMDRVGHEDSKTTLKIYTHTTKNMQSHLIEKLSEIEI; this is encoded by the coding sequence ATGTGGGTTGAACAAATTGATGAAAAGAAATTCAAATATGTTGAGCGTTATATTGACCCGCTAACAGAAAAAAAGAAAAAGGTTTCCGTTACACTTACTAGTGGATCAAGACAAGCATGGAACCAAGCGAACCTTATTCTTAGCAAGAAGATACAAGACAAGTTAGAAGTAACTGAAGCATTACCTGTAACCTTCGGTGAACTAAAAACAAAGTGGGACGAAAAATACAAACCTACTGTCAAAGCAAGTTCCTATAAAACAACTTCGGTTTTTATTACGAAAATTTCCGATTACATAGCGGATGATGTTCTGGTAAAAAACATTACAAGCAACATGATTCAAGATATGCTAGATCACTATTACTTTGAAAAAAACTTGTCGTATAATTATGTGAACCATTTAAAAACATTTGTGGGCATGATTTTCAAATTCGCTAATAGACGTTACGGTCTTGAATATAATCCAATTAATGGAGTTTCACTGTCAAAGAAGCCAAAGACGAAAGAAGATATACAAAAAGAGAAAGAGGGATATTTAACAAAAGAAGACATCCTTCTTTTATCTGAAGAACAAGAAAAAAACTATCAACAAAATAGATATTCTTTGATAACCAAGTTTTTATTCCTGACTGGACTAAGATATGGTGAACTTGCAGCTCTAACGGAATCAGACTACATTGGAGATAGAATTACAGTTTCAGGGACATATGATTATGACACTGGAACTAAAACGACCACAAAAAACACAGGATCATACAGAACGATTGACTTACCAGCAAATGCCATAGATATTTTGGATTTCTTAATAAACGAAAATAGCTCAATTAATTCTGATATTGTCAACCCATACAAATATATTTTCATTAGTAAGAATGGCAACCCGCTTTCTATACAGGCCTATAACCTAACTTTAAGGACTTGTGCAAAATCTATTGGGATTGATAAGAAAGTATCTTCGCATATGCTTAGACACTCTCATATCTCTCTATTAACCGAATTGGGGATACCACTAAAAGCGATTATGGATAGAGTAGGTCATGAAGATTCTAAAACAACATTAAAAATCTATACCCATACAACAAAGAACATGCAGAGCCATTTGATAGAGAAGTTAAGTGAGATTGAAATATAG
- a CDS encoding PD-(D/E)XK nuclease-like domain-containing protein has translation MTTLNDENYYEKQWEFMSASQYKSFTVCEAKALAELTGEIPKENTEAFLVGNYVHSAFEGDEAHEQFKKDHEPEMLTKQGKLRAAFIVAEEMVQRLKKDTFFNNLYQGEKEVIITGKLHGEHWKGKIDCLNIEQGYFVDIKTTADIHKKIWSENRRVWIPFVEAYGYYEQMAIYKNLLEQKYKKEFTPYIIAVSKQSPCDLEAIEIREELLVVSLNNIKGNLERVSGVKNGEIKPRMCGKCDYCRGHKELSGFVSSEELIS, from the coding sequence ATGACAACTTTGAATGATGAAAATTATTATGAGAAACAATGGGAGTTCATGTCCGCATCACAGTATAAAAGCTTCACAGTGTGCGAAGCAAAAGCGTTAGCAGAATTGACTGGTGAAATACCTAAAGAGAACACAGAAGCCTTTTTAGTCGGTAACTATGTCCACTCAGCATTTGAAGGTGATGAAGCACACGAGCAATTTAAAAAAGATCACGAACCCGAAATGTTAACGAAGCAAGGGAAGTTAAGAGCAGCTTTTATTGTAGCAGAAGAGATGGTGCAACGACTGAAAAAAGATACTTTTTTTAACAATCTATATCAAGGTGAGAAAGAAGTTATCATCACTGGAAAATTGCACGGAGAACATTGGAAAGGGAAAATCGACTGCTTAAATATTGAACAAGGGTATTTTGTAGATATAAAAACTACTGCAGATATTCATAAGAAAATTTGGTCTGAAAATCGTAGAGTTTGGATACCTTTTGTTGAAGCCTATGGCTACTACGAACAAATGGCCATTTATAAGAATCTTTTGGAGCAGAAATACAAAAAAGAATTCACACCATATATTATCGCGGTCAGCAAACAATCCCCTTGTGATTTAGAAGCAATCGAAATTAGGGAAGAGTTACTTGTTGTATCGTTGAATAACATCAAAGGGAATTTAGAACGAGTTTCAGGTGTAAAGAATGGTGAAATAAAACCTAGAATGTGCGGAAAATGTGATTATTGCAGGGGGCATAAAGAATTATCTGGGTTTGTATCTTCAGAAGAATTAATTAGTTAG
- a CDS encoding ABC transporter ATP-binding protein: protein MTDLVRASKFFFHYLKRYKISFFFIFVTIIIATYLQVKAPQFVGEAIQELANYVGALMQGTDDKSKFIDIIWKLLIFYVLTSAANFIYSILFTQVVGKSTNRMRIGLFNKLEKLTIRFFDSHQDGEILSRFTSDLDNIQNSLNQALLQVLTNAALFVGILIMMFRQNVQLAWATIASTPVAILIAVIVISKARKYVDIQQDEVGKLNGYMDEKISGQRVIITNGLQEETIDGFLEHNETVRKATFKGQVYSGLLFPMMQGMSLVNTAIVIFFGGWLALNGDLEKTVALGLVVTFVQYSQQYYQPLMQISSGYSMIQLAITGARRLNEMFDEPDEINPKDGKEISGVSDSVALNQVDFGYDPEIPILKNVSINVSKGEMVALVGPTGSGKTTIMNLLNRFYDVDSGSVTFDGTDIREIDLDSLRSHVGIVLQDSVLFSGTIRANIAFGKPDATDEEIVAAAKQANIHEFIMALEKGYDTEITEENNVFSTGQKQLISIARTIITDPALLILDEATSNVDTVTEAKIQKAMDEAIKGRTSFVIAHRLKTILNADRIVVLKNGEVIEEGNHRELLEQDGFYAELYHNQFVFE, encoded by the coding sequence AGAGCTGGCAAATTATGTAGGCGCCTTGATGCAGGGAACAGATGATAAAAGCAAGTTTATCGATATTATTTGGAAGCTACTGATTTTCTATGTATTGACTAGTGCTGCGAATTTTATTTACAGTATTCTGTTTACACAGGTCGTTGGAAAGTCAACGAACCGCATGAGAATTGGTTTATTCAATAAATTGGAAAAATTGACGATCCGCTTTTTTGATTCTCATCAGGATGGCGAAATCTTAAGTCGTTTTACCAGCGATTTAGATAATATTCAAAATAGCTTGAATCAAGCGTTATTGCAGGTTTTGACGAATGCGGCATTATTTGTCGGGATTTTGATCATGATGTTCCGTCAAAACGTTCAACTTGCTTGGGCGACGATCGCTTCTACACCTGTTGCGATTTTGATTGCTGTAATTGTTATCAGCAAAGCGCGTAAATACGTCGATATCCAGCAAGATGAAGTTGGTAAACTAAATGGGTATATGGATGAAAAAATCAGCGGTCAACGTGTGATCATCACTAACGGCTTACAAGAAGAAACCATCGATGGTTTTCTTGAGCACAATGAGACAGTTCGTAAAGCAACCTTTAAAGGGCAAGTCTACTCAGGATTATTATTTCCGATGATGCAGGGAATGTCTCTTGTTAACACGGCCATCGTGATTTTCTTTGGTGGCTGGTTAGCATTGAATGGAGATTTGGAGAAGACAGTTGCTTTAGGTTTAGTAGTTACTTTTGTTCAATACTCTCAGCAATATTATCAACCATTGATGCAAATATCTTCAGGATATAGCATGATCCAGTTAGCGATCACTGGTGCAAGACGCTTAAATGAAATGTTTGATGAGCCGGATGAAATCAATCCTAAAGACGGCAAGGAAATTTCAGGCGTTAGTGATTCTGTTGCTTTGAATCAGGTTGATTTCGGGTATGATCCTGAAATTCCTATTTTGAAAAATGTTTCGATCAATGTAAGCAAAGGTGAAATGGTTGCTTTAGTAGGTCCGACAGGTTCAGGAAAGACAACGATCATGAACTTGTTGAATCGTTTTTATGATGTCGATAGTGGTTCGGTTACCTTTGACGGTACAGATATTCGCGAAATCGATCTAGATAGTTTACGTTCACATGTTGGGATCGTTCTACAAGATTCAGTGTTATTCTCTGGTACGATCCGAGCAAATATCGCTTTCGGAAAACCGGATGCAACGGACGAAGAGATCGTTGCTGCAGCGAAACAAGCCAATATCCATGAGTTCATCATGGCTTTGGAAAAAGGCTATGATACTGAAATAACAGAAGAAAATAATGTCTTTAGTACCGGTCAAAAACAATTGATCAGTATCGCTCGTACGATCATCACGGATCCGGCATTATTGATCCTGGATGAAGCAACGAGTAATGTAGATACTGTGACAGAAGCGAAAATCCAAAAAGCAATGGATGAAGCAATCAAAGGTAGAACCAGCTTTGTTATTGCTCACCGCTTGAAAACGATCTTAAATGCAGATCGCATCGTTGTCTTGAAGAACGGTGAGGTCATTGAAGAAGGAAATCATCGTGAACTATTAGAGCAAGATGGTTTTTATGCAGAGCTTTACCATAATCAATTTGTTTTTGAATAA
- a CDS encoding ImmA/IrrE family metallo-endopeptidase, with protein sequence MSIESDEYLAFSNKINEFISANMLGMNLNVNSYKYNYLWEEVAAKGINIRSFPFEKSARRSISGMIVKDSYETTLAYNSNMSTKRKNFTISHEFTHFLYHLNDENNMFTDTKETLSYSLADILPEFQANIGASSILLPEPVLINELKKGTSPYFISETYGISEQAIYMRLLQQMQASFEASYQAASHTASKIMNGNSKRLAIDLGNNLEQKIIYSNPFYEAII encoded by the coding sequence ATGTCGATTGAATCAGATGAGTATTTAGCTTTTTCAAATAAAATAAATGAGTTTATCTCTGCCAATATGCTTGGCATGAATTTAAATGTTAATAGTTATAAATACAATTATCTTTGGGAAGAAGTTGCTGCAAAAGGAATCAATATACGCTCTTTCCCTTTCGAAAAATCAGCTAGAAGATCCATTTCGGGGATGATTGTGAAAGACTCATACGAAACAACCCTAGCTTACAATTCAAACATGAGTACCAAGAGAAAAAACTTTACTATATCACATGAATTCACTCATTTTCTCTATCATTTAAATGACGAGAACAATATGTTTACAGATACAAAAGAAACTTTATCCTATTCCTTAGCTGATATTTTGCCAGAATTCCAAGCAAATATAGGAGCATCGTCTATCTTACTACCTGAGCCAGTTTTAATAAACGAACTTAAAAAAGGGACTTCCCCATATTTTATTTCCGAAACATACGGAATATCAGAGCAAGCCATATACATGCGTTTATTACAACAAATGCAAGCTAGCTTTGAAGCTTCTTATCAGGCGGCATCGCATACAGCAAGTAAAATTATGAATGGCAACTCTAAAAGATTAGCCATTGATCTCGGAAACAATCTTGAACAGAAAATTATTTATAGCAATCCTTTTTATGAAGCAATCATATAA
- a CDS encoding LysM peptidoglycan-binding domain-containing protein, which translates to MKKVFMVSIVLIALAGCGSNTGKTEDSSSSSKTEQSTSSSTKESFTSISSSSTTISSETNQSAAVLQETQQPESEVVAEEAVPSSEEQPVQTSEPQQAIYDAAQPDEGPNQVAARNGITLEELMELNGMTGEEMLQPGQELRVK; encoded by the coding sequence ATGAAAAAAGTATTTATGGTAAGTATTGTTTTAATCGCATTAGCTGGTTGTGGAAGTAATACTGGTAAAACAGAAGATTCCAGCAGTTCTTCAAAAACAGAACAGTCAACTAGCTCAAGCACGAAAGAATCATTTACATCAATTAGTAGCTCTTCTACTACAATTAGTTCTGAAACAAATCAAAGTGCTGCAGTGTTGCAAGAAACACAACAGCCAGAAAGTGAAGTAGTTGCTGAGGAAGCTGTCCCTAGTAGTGAAGAACAACCTGTACAAACCTCTGAACCTCAACAAGCCATATATGATGCAGCTCAACCAGATGAAGGTCCTAATCAAGTTGCTGCTAGAAACGGAATAACATTAGAAGAATTGATGGAATTGAATGGTATGACTGGTGAAGAAATGTTACAGCCAGGGCAAGAATTAAGAGTAAAATAA